The following are encoded together in the Salvia hispanica cultivar TCC Black 2014 chromosome 6, UniMelb_Shisp_WGS_1.0, whole genome shotgun sequence genome:
- the LOC125197079 gene encoding LOW QUALITY PROTEIN: probable long-chain-alcohol O-fatty-acyltransferase 5 (The sequence of the model RefSeq protein was modified relative to this genomic sequence to represent the inferred CDS: inserted 1 base in 1 codon) — translation MEGEINNLILVWSIIVASLCYTHKVAQIFPTGTPRIISISPIIILFLLLPLNFTSIHFSGITSFFISWLSTFKLLLFTFNQGPLSXLSLFIPLACFPIKLQQPSHTNKPHNHKSPLNHIIRITILALLIRVYAYKAHIHPHLILLCYSLHIYLMLEIILSLSSTVVKALLRVDLEPQFNEPYLASSLQDFWGRRWNLMVPNILHPTVYLPVRSVSARLGPGKWAAVPAVLATFIVSGIMHELIVYSIGRLRPSGEMIGFFVVHGASLSLEIVVKKVCEGRFRLPRMVTGVLTLGYVIYTSFWLFFPPFLRAKSDLKSCRESLAFVESVKNLRLVGPSEVSCPFL, via the exons ATGGAAGGCGAAATCAACAACTTGATTCTAGTTTGGAGCATCATAGTTGCCTCCCTATGCTACACCCACAAAGTAGCCCAAATCTTCCCCACCGGAACTCCAAGAATCATCTCAATCTCCCCAATCATAATCCTCTTTCTCCTCCTCCCTCTCAACTTCACCTCCATACACTTCTCCGGCATCACCTCCTTCTTCATCTCATGGCTCTCAACCTTCAAACTCCTCCTCTTCACCTTCAACCAAGGCCCCCTCT CCCTCTCCCTCTTCATCCCCTTAGCCTGCTTTCCCATCAAACTCCAACAACCATCCCATACCAATAAACCTCACAATCACAAATCACCCCTCAACCACATCATCagaataacaatactagcccTTCTCATACGCGTCTACGCCTACAAAGCACACATCCATCCCCACCTCATCTTGCTATGCTATTCCCTCCACATATATCTCATGCTAGAGATCatcctctccctctcctccACCGTTGTAAAGGCCTTGCTTCGAGTGGACCTCGAGCCTCAGTTCAACGAGCCTTACCTTGCTTCCTCGCTTCAAGACTTCTGGGGGAGGAGATGGAATCTGATGGTGCCTAACATTTTACACCCCACGGTTTACCTCCCCGTGAGGTCCGTCTCGGCCCGGCTTGGGCCCGGGAAATGGGCCGCAGTCCCTGCAGTTTTGGCTACTTTTATTGTGTCGGGGATCATGCATGAGCTCATCGTCTACAGCATTGGGAGATTGAGGCCTAGTGGAGAGATGATTGGCTTCTTTGTGGTGCATGGGGCATCTTTGTCTCTGGAGATAGTCGTTAAGAAAGTGTGTGAGGGGAGATTCAGGCTACCAAGGATGGTTACGGGGGTGTTGACGTTGGGATATGTGATTTACACCAGTTTTTGGCTGTTTTTTCCGCCGTTTTTGAGGGCGAAATCGGATCTTAAGAGCTGCAGGGAGTCTCTAGCGTTCGTAGAGTCTGTTAAAAATCTTCGGCTAGTTGGGCCCAGTGAGGTTTCTTGTCCGTTTCTGTGA
- the LOC125193086 gene encoding uncharacterized protein LOC125193086, which produces MEGVGARFGRSSTRFSGPATVFTGPVRKWKKKWVHVPPPNSNNHHHAASNGNANGSNASSHLQFYKWTPIAPTQSKDSNGSDNGNADSTKDEDVAAEKPPKRRFKYIPIVVLEEQKVESSEQMEDENKSSEDNSDAVEATSRGDEKPDMNDVPMDENQASETNREERQDLNISTLDLSLGLKAHDGENDSESRGDQNKDE; this is translated from the exons ATGGAGGGGGTAGGGGCCAGGTTCGGCCGATCTTCCACCCGTTTCAGCGGCCCCGCCACCGTCTTCACCGGCCCCGTTCGCAAGTGGAAGAAGAAGTGGGTTCACGTCCCGCCGCCCAATTCCAACAACCACCATCACGCGGCGTCCAACGGAAACGCTAATGGAAGCAACGCCTCCTCCCACCTCCAGTTTTACAAGTGGACGCCCATCGCTCCCACCCAATCCAAAGACAGCAACGGCAGCGATAATGGCAATGCTGATTCGACTAAAGACGAGGACGTTGCGGCCGAGAAGCCTCCGAAGAGACGATTCAAGTATATTCCG ATTGTTGTGCTTGAAGAACAAAAAGTAGAATCCTCTGAGCAGATGGAGGATGAAAATAAGTCCAGTGAAGATAACTCGGATGCAGTAGAGGCAACGTCCAGAGGTGACGAAAAACCTGACATGAATGATGTACCAATGGATGAAAATCAG GCTTCAGAGACCAATCGTGAAGAACGGCAAGATCTGAACATAAGTACCTTGGATTTGAGTCTGGGTTTGAAGGCTCATGATGGTGAAAATGATTCCGAGTCGAGAGGAGATCAAAACAAAGATGAGTAG